One part of the Oncorhynchus clarkii lewisi isolate Uvic-CL-2024 chromosome 7, UVic_Ocla_1.0, whole genome shotgun sequence genome encodes these proteins:
- the LOC139412985 gene encoding retinol dehydrogenase 7-like, whose translation MFLYLLGLVVFYYLYRWFREIPRVPDKGDKYVYITGCDSGFGNLLARHLDELGFCVIASCFTEKGEEDLRKACSGRFTTLHLDVKKNESVDKAAALIKDKVGARGLWAVVNNAGVAIPSAPCDWLTIDDYKSMLDVNLNGVIAVTLSVLPLIKKARGRVVNVASVFGRISPVGGPYTVSKYGVEAFNDSLRRNMVPFGVKVLCIEPGFFKTTVTDSIVLGKSIKQLWEKMPQEVRDDYGPDYLDKVDVMMREKLAKMSDTDLMKVVSCMEHAISAVRPRTRYSPGWDAKLFWIPMSYMPTRFTDWLLLKEAILPAKAVN comes from the exons ATGTTTCTGTACCTCCTTGGACTGGTGGTGTTTTACTACCTGTACCGCTGGTTCCGGGAGATCCCCAGAGTCCCAGACAAAGGAGACAAATATGTCTACATCACGGGGTGTGACTCTGGTTTCGGCAACCTACTGGCCAGACATCTGGACGAGCTGGGTTTCTGTGTGATCGCATCCTGCTtcacagagaagggagaggaagatCTGAGGAAGGCCTGTTCAGGCAGATTCACCACCCTCCACCTGGATGTCAAAAAGAACGAGAGTGTCGACAAAGCAGCCGCTTTGATTAAAGACAAAGTTGGGGCTAGGG GCCTGTGGGCTGTGGTGAACAACGCAGGTGTGGCCATCCCCTCGGCCCCCTGTGATTGGCTGACCATTGATGACTACAAGTCCATGTTGGACGTGAACCTGAACGGGGTCATCGCAGTCACCCTGAGTGTGCTACCCCTCATCAAGAAGGCCAGGGGTCGCGTGGTCAACGTAGCCAGTGTGTTCGGCAGGATCAGTCCAGTCGGAGGACCTTACACTGTGTCTAAGTATGGAGTGGAGGCCTTCAATGACAGTCTCAG GAGAAACATGGTACCTTTCGGAGTCAAAGTCCTCTGCATTGAGCCAGGCTTTTTCAAGACCACCGTGACTGACTCGATAGTCCTGGGGAAAAGCATCAAGCAGCTGTGGGAGAAGATGCCACAAGAAGTCAGAGATGATTATGGACCTGATTATTTGGACAAGG TGGACGTGATGATGAGGGAGAAGCTTGCCAAGATGTCTGACACTGACCTGATGAAGGTGGTGAGCTGTATGGAGCATGCTATCTCTGCAGTCCGTCCTCGCACCCGTTACTCACCAGGGTGGGACGCCAAGCTCTTCTGGATCCCCATGTCCTACATGCCAACCAGGTTCACTGACTGGCTACTGCTCAAGGAAGCCATCCTACCAGCCAAGGCTGTCAACTAA